In Rubrobacter radiotolerans DSM 5868, a genomic segment contains:
- a CDS encoding NAD-glutamate dehydrogenase: MMTKGEVLERVIERVEEHVDPEQAATVEEFIRQYYAWVPEDELRELDPVDVYGAAVSHYNFLRQRAPGESKVRVYNPHHEPHGWQSTHTVVELVTDDKPFLVDSVSMELNRLGHGLHRIFHPIIRVRRDGEGNLTDLLAPDEEPEDPEDVLRESAIHVEVDRRTEPEVLEELRRSLELVLSEVRAAVEDWGAMTERVAEIVSELRASPPPSVEPGEVEETAAFLEWLVDEHFVFTGYREYDLKKDEETDEDALIAVPDSGLGILRRPEGAGGVSGSFANLPPAVRRLAREPNLLNLTKANSESRVHRPAHLDYVGVKKFDGEGNVVGERRFLGLYTMKTYSADPLGIPLIRRKLRSILKRAGFPKNSHYEKSLLEVFGSYPRDQLLQTPEDELAGITLGILQLQEKQSVRLFARRDTFGRFVSCLVFVPRDRYDTNARVRIRKLLVERFNAHSVDFSVRLSESVLARLLFVVYARPEDTESYNLEELERAIFEATRTWQDDLYEALIEGFGEERGTTLFYRYRDAFPAGYKEEFLARRAYPDIERLEELREPGDLGMSLYRQLEEPEDHFRFKLFRKERIVSLSEVLPLLENMGVTVVDEIGPFDVRPVGTSGDSPGERFWIHDFGLRAEKPLDTGEVRTIFQETFRRVWDGKVENDGFNRLVLRAGLDWREITALRAVCKYLRQTNLTFSQSYMEATLARNPHLARLLVRLFKSRFDPRRQGHDNGRAGAATESLVGQIREALDDVASLDEDRIIQSFLNVILAMRRTNFYRADSGGNPLPYLSFKLEPQELPELPEPRPKFEIFVYSPRTEGVHLRGGEVARGGIRWSDRREDFRTEVLGLMKAQTVKNAVIVPVGAKGGFVVKKPPEGASREELQQEVVHCYKTLIRGMLDLTDNLSPEGEVAPPRDVVRLDGDDPYLVVAADKGTATFSDIANGISAEYGFWLGDAFASGGSVGYDHKAMGITARGAWESVKRHFRELGHDTQKEDFTVVGIGDMSGDVFGNGMLLSRHIKLVGAFNHLHIFLDPDPDPEASFRERERLFRLPRSSWADYDASLISAGGGVFPRTAKSVDLTPEVRELLGIEAEKLPPTELLRAMLRAPVDLLWNGGIGTYVKASSETNAAVGDRANDALRVDGRDLRCRVVGEGGNLGMTQLGRIEYALGGGRVYMDAVDNSAGVDCSDHEVNIKVLLDGVVRSGDMTEKQRNKLLASMTEEVGELVLRDNYLQTQAISNEASLAHSMADLHARYIAHLEASGELDRKLEFLPSEEEISDRKQNGQGLTPPEISVLLSYTKISLYRQLLGSEALDDERLAGELVRYFPTPLRERFTDRMSEHRLRREIVATQVAGDIVNHCGTTFAFRMDEETSADFPEVARAFAAMREVFGLRSLWAEIESLDGTVPAAVQTRMHLACTKLAERATRWFIRNRRSGANGEVERFAPAAGELREELPSLMLEADREALETKVRALTEEGVPEDLARHVSLLDPLYSVLDIVDLSERTGESRRTVACIYLNVGERMNLRWLRERIEQLPRDNRWRTLARAALRDDLYNLQARMTEEITATTDAGLSPAERLDTWTEEHRRAVDRAVQVLRDVNQSGVYDLSTLPVMLRELRNLTGTMEVRA, encoded by the coding sequence TTTCTTCGCCAGCGCGCGCCGGGCGAGTCGAAGGTAAGGGTCTACAACCCGCACCACGAGCCCCACGGCTGGCAGTCCACGCACACGGTCGTCGAGCTCGTGACGGACGACAAGCCCTTTCTCGTGGACTCCGTGAGCATGGAGCTGAACCGCCTCGGGCACGGGCTGCACAGGATCTTCCACCCGATAATTCGCGTCCGGCGCGACGGCGAGGGGAACCTGACGGACCTCCTCGCTCCGGACGAGGAGCCTGAGGACCCCGAAGACGTCCTCAGGGAGTCCGCAATCCACGTCGAGGTCGACCGGCGCACCGAGCCCGAGGTGCTCGAAGAGCTTCGCCGGAGCCTTGAGCTCGTCCTCTCGGAGGTCCGGGCGGCGGTCGAGGACTGGGGGGCGATGACCGAGCGCGTAGCGGAGATCGTCTCCGAGCTTCGCGCCTCACCGCCGCCGAGCGTCGAGCCCGGCGAGGTCGAGGAGACGGCGGCCTTTCTTGAGTGGCTCGTCGACGAGCACTTCGTCTTTACGGGCTACCGGGAGTACGACCTGAAGAAGGACGAGGAGACGGACGAGGACGCGCTGATCGCGGTCCCGGACTCGGGGCTCGGTATCCTGCGTCGTCCGGAGGGGGCGGGCGGGGTCTCGGGCTCGTTCGCGAACCTTCCGCCCGCCGTGAGGCGGCTCGCGCGAGAGCCGAACCTCCTGAACCTGACAAAGGCGAACTCCGAGTCGCGGGTCCACCGCCCGGCGCACCTCGACTACGTCGGGGTAAAGAAGTTCGACGGGGAGGGAAACGTTGTCGGGGAGCGGCGCTTCCTCGGTCTCTACACGATGAAGACCTACTCGGCCGACCCGCTCGGGATTCCCCTTATCCGCCGCAAGCTCCGCTCCATCCTGAAGCGGGCGGGCTTCCCGAAGAACAGCCACTACGAGAAGTCCCTTTTGGAGGTGTTCGGCTCCTACCCGCGCGACCAGCTTCTGCAGACTCCGGAGGACGAGCTTGCCGGGATCACCCTCGGCATCCTCCAGCTTCAGGAGAAGCAGAGCGTCAGGCTCTTCGCCCGGCGCGACACCTTCGGGCGCTTTGTCTCGTGCCTGGTCTTCGTGCCGCGCGACCGCTACGACACGAACGCCCGGGTGCGCATCCGCAAGCTTCTCGTCGAGCGCTTCAACGCTCACAGCGTGGACTTCTCCGTAAGGCTCTCCGAGTCGGTCCTGGCGAGGCTCCTCTTCGTCGTCTACGCCCGGCCCGAGGACACCGAGAGCTACAACCTGGAGGAGCTTGAGCGGGCGATCTTCGAGGCGACGCGCACCTGGCAGGACGACCTCTACGAGGCCCTGATCGAGGGCTTCGGCGAGGAGCGCGGCACGACGCTCTTCTACCGCTACCGGGACGCTTTCCCGGCGGGCTACAAGGAGGAGTTCCTTGCTCGCCGCGCCTACCCGGACATCGAGCGGCTGGAGGAGCTTCGGGAGCCGGGCGACCTCGGGATGAGCCTCTACCGCCAGCTTGAGGAGCCGGAGGATCACTTCCGCTTCAAGCTCTTTCGCAAGGAGCGAATCGTCTCGCTCTCGGAGGTGCTGCCGCTCCTTGAGAACATGGGCGTAACGGTCGTGGACGAGATCGGCCCCTTCGACGTCCGGCCGGTCGGGACGTCCGGGGACTCTCCCGGGGAGAGGTTCTGGATCCACGACTTCGGCCTGCGCGCCGAGAAGCCGCTCGACACGGGCGAGGTGCGCACGATCTTCCAGGAGACCTTCCGGCGCGTCTGGGACGGCAAGGTCGAGAACGACGGCTTCAACCGGCTCGTCCTCAGGGCCGGGCTCGACTGGCGGGAGATCACGGCCCTGAGGGCCGTCTGCAAGTACCTGCGCCAGACGAACCTTACCTTCTCCCAGTCTTACATGGAGGCGACCCTCGCCCGGAACCCGCACCTCGCGCGCCTCCTCGTCCGGCTCTTCAAGAGCCGCTTCGACCCGCGCCGTCAGGGTCACGACAACGGCCGCGCCGGAGCGGCGACCGAGAGTCTCGTGGGTCAGATAAGGGAGGCCCTGGACGACGTCGCAAGCCTCGACGAGGACCGCATCATCCAGAGCTTCCTCAACGTTATACTCGCGATGCGGCGCACGAACTTCTACCGCGCGGACTCCGGCGGAAACCCTCTCCCCTACCTCTCCTTCAAGCTCGAACCGCAGGAGCTTCCCGAGCTCCCCGAGCCGCGCCCGAAGTTCGAGATCTTTGTCTACTCCCCGCGCACCGAGGGCGTTCACCTGAGGGGCGGCGAGGTCGCCCGCGGCGGCATCCGCTGGTCCGACCGGCGCGAGGACTTCCGCACCGAGGTCCTGGGGCTCATGAAGGCCCAGACCGTCAAGAACGCCGTGATCGTCCCCGTCGGAGCCAAGGGCGGCTTCGTCGTCAAAAAGCCCCCCGAGGGCGCAAGCCGCGAGGAGCTTCAGCAGGAAGTGGTTCATTGTTACAAGACGTTGATCCGGGGCATGCTCGACCTGACGGACAACCTCTCTCCCGAGGGCGAGGTCGCACCGCCTCGGGACGTTGTGAGGCTCGACGGGGACGACCCGTACCTTGTCGTCGCGGCGGACAAGGGGACGGCGACGTTCTCGGATATCGCGAACGGCATCTCGGCGGAGTACGGCTTCTGGCTCGGGGACGCGTTCGCCTCTGGGGGGTCGGTCGGCTACGACCACAAGGCCATGGGGATAACGGCGCGTGGGGCCTGGGAGTCGGTCAAGCGCCACTTCCGGGAGCTCGGTCACGACACCCAGAAGGAAGACTTCACCGTTGTCGGCATCGGGGACATGTCCGGCGACGTGTTCGGGAACGGGATGCTCCTCTCACGGCACATAAAGCTTGTCGGGGCGTTCAACCACCTGCACATCTTTCTCGACCCCGACCCGGACCCGGAGGCGAGCTTCCGTGAGCGCGAGCGGCTCTTCCGACTGCCGCGCTCGTCATGGGCGGACTACGACGCGTCGCTCATAAGCGCGGGCGGCGGGGTCTTCCCGAGAACGGCCAAGTCGGTAGATCTCACGCCCGAGGTACGGGAGCTTCTCGGGATCGAGGCCGAGAAGCTCCCCCCGACGGAGCTTCTGCGCGCGATGCTCCGGGCCCCGGTGGACCTTCTGTGGAACGGCGGCATCGGGACCTACGTCAAGGCATCGTCCGAGACGAACGCGGCGGTCGGGGACCGGGCGAACGACGCTCTTCGGGTGGACGGGCGCGACCTGCGGTGCCGGGTCGTCGGAGAGGGCGGCAACCTCGGGATGACGCAGCTCGGACGCATCGAGTACGCCCTCGGGGGCGGCCGGGTCTACATGGACGCGGTGGACAACTCCGCCGGGGTGGACTGCTCCGACCACGAGGTGAACATAAAGGTGCTCCTCGACGGAGTCGTGCGCAGCGGCGACATGACGGAGAAGCAGCGAAACAAGCTTCTTGCGAGCATGACCGAAGAGGTCGGAGAGCTTGTTCTGCGGGACAACTACCTGCAGACGCAGGCGATCTCCAACGAAGCCTCGCTCGCGCACTCGATGGCCGACCTGCACGCCCGCTACATCGCGCACCTGGAGGCGAGCGGCGAGCTTGACCGCAAGCTGGAGTTCCTGCCGTCCGAGGAGGAGATCTCCGACCGGAAGCAGAACGGACAGGGGCTCACGCCGCCGGAGATCTCGGTGCTGCTCTCGTACACGAAGATCTCCCTCTACCGGCAGCTGCTCGGCTCCGAGGCCCTCGACGACGAGCGGCTCGCCGGGGAGCTCGTTCGCTACTTCCCGACCCCGCTCCGGGAGCGTTTTACGGACCGGATGAGCGAACATCGCCTCAGGCGGGAGATCGTCGCCACGCAGGTCGCGGGAGACATCGTCAACCACTGCGGTACGACCTTTGCCTTCCGGATGGACGAGGAGACGAGCGCGGACTTCCCGGAGGTCGCCCGGGCCTTCGCCGCGATGCGCGAGGTCTTCGGACTGCGCTCGCTGTGGGCGGAGATCGAGTCCCTCGACGGCACCGTCCCGGCCGCCGTGCAGACGCGGATGCACCTCGCCTGCACGAAGCTCGCCGAGCGGGCGACGCGCTGGTTTATCCGCAACCGCCGCTCGGGGGCGAACGGCGAGGTGGAGCGCTTCGCCCCGGCCGCCGGGGAGCTGCGCGAGGAGCTTCCCTCGCTCATGCTCGAAGCCGACCGCGAGGCCCTGGAGACGAAAGTTCGCGCGCTAACGGAGGAAGGCGTGCCCGAAGACCTTGCCCGTCACGTCTCGCTCCTCGATCCGCTCTACTCCGTGCTCGACATCGTGGACCTCTCCGAGCGCACCGGCGAGAGCCGCAGGACCGTGGCCTGCATCTACCTGAACGTCGGCGAGCGTATGAACCTGCGCTGGCTGCGCGAGCGAATAGAGCAACTCCCCCGCGACAACCGCTGGCGCACCCTCGCCCGGGCCGCCCTGCGCGACGACCTGTACAACCTCCAGGCGAGGATGACCGAGGAGATCACGGCCACCACCGACGCCGGGCTCTCCCCCGCCGAACGCCTCGACACCTGGACGGAGGAGCACCGCCGCGCCGTCGACCGCGCCGTTCAGGTCCTTCGCGACGTCAACCAGAGCGGCGTCTACGACCTCTCGACCCTTCCCGTCATGCTCCGCGAGCTGAGGAACCTGACCGGCACGATGGAGGTGAGAGCCTAG